A genomic window from Treponema maltophilum ATCC 51939 includes:
- a CDS encoding immunoglobulin-like domain-containing protein produces the protein MACPSSVSQDFILQKNVDGYPTATIAWESADDKIIKIESGSDVKGIVGYDLIDRTVKLTATVHYNSGTGIKEFNVTVEHFANKIKRENSKYVREYEFTGTELVITETKKDDNVLQRGAKYIYTDVQTASNGTKTAVFSKTADYDKNEEKWVTRQEYLQEQKALVMQGLAELNRLKGLNTLKLRDFETLYSIITADPQAATEEQLFGFVQYLLNISETYEQFAPLPDGTKSTILKNGIPYAETIFNESLTAIVNGRFPSRRYIYSFNGSGRNLRFNTSLPYDSGKPWYEQEGGYDFQSSVQNNASHPAPAGTIMFIYFRVNKSGANTYSAYIAVHKADGSGKAPQCDNRNNDVPFTPPNSPITATLVEDGNPSNQLNIEIKNISVSSDGLTMNADIKIDSGTFESYELKFRGDSLPLY, from the coding sequence CGGTTTCGCAGGATTTTATTTTGCAAAAGAACGTAGATGGTTATCCTACCGCCACCATAGCATGGGAAAGCGCCGATGATAAAATCATTAAAATTGAAAGCGGAAGCGATGTAAAAGGCATTGTCGGCTACGACCTTATCGACCGCACGGTTAAGCTTACGGCAACGGTACACTACAATAGCGGAACCGGAATAAAAGAGTTTAATGTGACCGTAGAACATTTTGCAAATAAAATAAAACGGGAAAACTCTAAGTACGTTAGAGAATATGAGTTTACGGGTACGGAACTTGTGATTACCGAAACAAAAAAAGATGATAATGTACTGCAGCGTGGGGCAAAATATATATATACCGATGTACAAACCGCTTCCAATGGTACAAAAACCGCCGTGTTTTCTAAAACGGCAGACTATGATAAAAATGAAGAAAAATGGGTAACAAGACAGGAATATTTGCAAGAACAAAAAGCTCTCGTAATGCAAGGATTAGCCGAACTGAACAGGCTTAAAGGTCTGAACACCCTTAAGCTTAGAGATTTTGAAACATTGTATTCAATTATTACTGCGGATCCGCAAGCCGCTACGGAAGAGCAGCTTTTCGGCTTTGTTCAATATCTTCTCAATATTTCCGAAACTTATGAACAATTTGCTCCTTTACCGGATGGGACGAAAAGCACAATACTTAAAAACGGTATTCCGTATGCGGAAACAATTTTTAATGAAAGTCTAACTGCGATAGTAAACGGCCGGTTCCCTTCCCGCCGTTATATATACAGTTTTAACGGATCCGGCAGGAATCTTCGCTTTAATACAAGCCTTCCTTACGACAGCGGCAAACCCTGGTATGAACAAGAGGGCGGCTATGATTTTCAAAGCAGCGTACAAAACAACGCATCGCATCCTGCTCCTGCCGGTACAATTATGTTTATTTATTTCAGGGTTAATAAAAGCGGCGCGAATACATATTCCGCATATATAGCTGTTCATAAAGCGGACGGAAGCGGTAAGGCACCGCAATGCGACAACAGAAACAATGACGTCCCCTTTACTCCTCCGAACTCACCGATAACGGCAACGCTGGTGGAGGACGGTAATCCGTCCAATCAACTCAATATTGAAATAAAGAACATAAGCGTTTCTTCCGACGGTCTTACTATGAATGCGGACATAAAAATAGACAGCGGAACATTTGAGTCTTATGAATTAAAATTCCGCGGGGATTCTTTGCCGTTGTATTAA
- a CDS encoding type II toxin-antitoxin system VapC family toxin has protein sequence MYILDTHTLLWFFDGDERLSSQAKDIIQTEDNVYVSIVSFWEIAIKQSIKKLELENSPSELITLAEQQAINILQISPKHLDMIKTLKKIHNDPFDRLIVAQAQCEDMTIITKDLTIPKYKVKILW, from the coding sequence ATGTATATCTTGGATACGCATACTCTTTTATGGTTTTTTGACGGGGATGAAAGACTTTCTTCCCAGGCTAAAGATATTATTCAAACGGAAGATAATGTGTATGTAAGTATTGTAAGCTTTTGGGAAATTGCCATAAAGCAAAGCATAAAAAAGTTAGAATTGGAAAATAGTCCATCCGAATTGATAACATTAGCTGAACAACAGGCTATAAATATTTTGCAAATTTCTCCTAAACATCTTGATATGATTAAAACATTGAAAAAAATACACAACGACCCGTTTGACCGTCTTATTGTTGCACAGGCTCAATGTGAAGATATGACTATTATTACAAAGGATCTAACTATTCCGAAATACAAAGTAAAAATCTTATGGTAA